GATGCACAGAGCGAAGGAAAGAGGTCGTACAGATTTATCACACAGAGAGATAAGATGCAGAGATGCTGTTATGTTCCCGTTCTGCTCACCTGTGTGTATGCGCAGGTGCGTCTTCAGCTGCGTAGCCTGTCTGAACGTTTTGGAGCAGAAGATGCAGACGAACGGTTTCAGCCCCTTGTGGATCTTCTCGTGTCGCCGCAGGCTGCTGGCGTCTTTAAACAGTTTGTTGCACTCGGTGCACGACAGCGTCAGATCGTCCATTTCTGACCGATCCCCGAGTTCGCCCTCCTCCAGTTCGTCGTTATCGGTCCCCGCCCCGCCGCTGTCCTCGTCCTCCTCGTACGCCCTCCTCCGGGCTCGCCCCCTGCCTCTCCCTCTGCCCCGCCCTCGGCCTCTCCGCCCCCCTCCGCTGCTCAGTCGAGGTTTCTTCGCTGGAttgtcttcatcctcctcctgtgaGGGGCTCCAGTCCGCTGACGTGTCCCCAAAATCCTTCACACTGGGGTCAGAATCCTCTAAAgacagatcttctgttttatgacttcccctccctcttcctcttcctcttcctctccctctccccctgcccctgccccttcctctccccctccccctgtAGCCTGATGTTTTGGGTGTGCCGTCAGCTGAGCTGCTCGCCTCCGCCTGCTCTCCGCTGAAACTCTTGggcttcctgcctctcttccttccttgtcctctccCTGCACTCCTCAGTGTGGTGGGACTGAACTCTTCatcacttctctctccctcttccccgTAAAACTCTCCTTCATCATCCttgtctttctcctcctccccctcgtGCCAGTCCCCCACAGCTACAGAGATGATAGACAGAGGAACAGGAGAACTGGGGCTGCCCGGAGAGGCTGGACTGGGAGGAGAGAGACCGGCTTCTTTGTCTGCCTCGGACTGGGAGGTCTCGCTGGGCTCAGACCAGTGGGTGATTTCCTCCAGATACTTGATGGCCTCAGACATCCCCAGGAACACAGCGGCTCGACGCACAGCTGCCTGTCTCGTactgaaacataaaaacagattgTGTTTGTGAAGATGAAATAAAGAAGCGTCTTTAAAGCCAGGAACCTTCAGAGGTCACTTTACCTGCTGAGGTTCATGTGTCCAGTGTAGACGAACTCCAGAAGCTTCTCCAGAGCATACCGGCTGACCTTCTCCGGGTCCAGAGTCGTGACCTCCTGACCTTTCTCCGCTCTGGCAGAGAAGTATTTACTGAACGCAGCCAGGATGTTCCGGTGGGCTCTGAACTCCACGTCTCGCACCATGATGGTGATATCGCACAGGAAGTCCATCTCTCGCTGCTGATGGAGACGCTGCAGGAGCAGCTTCCCATGGCTGGTGGCATGAGACatctctgcagctgctgaacgaggagagagagacagattcaATCAAAGAGATGAATGCACAAGGTTACTTATGTCTGTGTGGAATCGTCCTGTGGGGGGCGCTGTTTTATCACTCCCACAGGATTGAAAGTTTATTCTCTTTCTCATAtcgtcaccctattaaaataatggcaaatGAGTTTTTGTCCTAAACcatctcttgatgattctgACCTCCTCTGGTGAAATCGCCTAAATCCTTCGTTGAAAGGATTCTGCTCTTTAAGCCCTGTAGCAGGAGTTCTCAAACCTTTTGGGGTCAGGGACcacttacaggtgagaaaatgtccatggaccccctcataattgtaacatagattaagcacatgcttactaccatttgcactcttagaagCCCTTGGAACTGTTTGTATTGTAAAAGTCATCagtgtaaatacttcagacctgttccacagtgataaacagaaaacacttcaccatTAGTGTTTCTGGAGGATGTATTCCTCGCTCTTTCACTGGAAAAAGTCTTTGGTCTAGCACCTGAAGACACGACGCATTTTGGTCTCCCGTCACTGTTCTCAATAAAATCAAACTCTGTATACCTGTCGTCATGTTgtcttaatttagctagcttgggCTTAGCTGATTTAGACATGGCCCCATGCTCTTAGCCCCAAAGCTAAGTAGTAGCAGGAACAGTTGTGACCGGAGtgaagtgtgaatgagtgatacgTGACAGATTGATGTGAGTGTCACATTCATCAGTTTCTGTTGGCCCAAAGCTAACTAGGGTGGGAGTAATGGGCAcaatatgctggtttcattggcgaaatggtcctcatctgtatatatgctgtttttaatgacacagcacaatttaatgatttattagaaatgtattataattttttcacggacccccaagctatggttcgcggacccccaggggtcctaggaccccactttgagaaccactgcccTATAGGACAATGGCCTATGTCAAGAGCAAGGGAGCTAGatgctcccctggtggtgaggctttcagcagtgtgtctgccccctggtggctggctgcagtataggtcaaaaaatctatttatcaaactttaaaaaataaatacacgtggtacgaatgtttctctcctccgtatgctgtggtgatatatagttagtatttgactgttttgtgtccaaggcctctttttcctgaaaagtttcttcttcgttgattattagagtttaaaaaacggagttttacttcctgtttcctttgattcacagccgctgtggagggaaacttcaaaggacacacagcgtcttgtgacatcacgctgtagggcggagcttattacagtggcttcacaggctctggctgcacaatggcggcgcccaggagagggattttttggcttcagaaccgtacaacaggaagaggcggagcaacgctgtccatttttatttacagtctatggtgaagaGGGTGACTTCGTCCTTTTTATTCTTCTCCTAAGTCAACAATGTTTGATTCTTAAAGATGAAATGTCTGACTTGGGCAATTTAACAAGCTTTAATGATGGCAGCTGCTTCAAGAAGCAACAGAATCTAAAgtacagaagaagaagctctAAACATCAACTTGAcctggcagtcaaagtggaggctaaaaggagtcagaagtgtcaaatactaattgttactttgcaactgtgtgacataattcaccccaatcacaaacacacacattaaaatcgagtgagttatcctcattgaaccatgatctgtgagaattaagaACGcaattgcactaaatattgatttaaatggttagtaatggagttaatgatGAGATTTTACAAAAtgattgggattttttgagttctgacacttttgaatcattaaatatgccccgggtcaagttgacccaagaACATTAATGCtcttcctgagaaacgaacataacaggagggttaatattattattttggatATAATCGGGCAGCCttgctgtgttttatctgtcCTACGCATACAGGGATTTGATAATATCtttctatttatatatatatttaaatgatcttctcttctgtctcctaAAGGACTTTATTTAAACACTTTACAGCTCATACAGGCATGATTAGGATGCATGTCTGCAATCTGAGGGATaccagggcatcagcaagaggagactgttcagctaaacgtaggaagactgcatttggacagtctgcattttcagtcagagcagcaggaaaatggaactcaattccTACCCACATTATAGACTGTACAAGTCTCAGTGttcttaaaagtaaactgaaattatggctcaaggaaaaacaatcatgtgatcatctgaatgcatcaaattagagtcaatgaaatgtaatttaaaatgtgtcgttataagtgatggactgtgttgagtagcctatgtattgttttaaatgctagtatgtttttttttatcatttgtattcagGGTTCCcaactcttttccagagatcattttccaggacatttcaaggacattttcattgatgaccaaactggtatgacagtctaaattgagttcctaatttagttcctaaatagtctgatatgttcctctcagtggaagtctacattgaaagacgtgcagtctatggctatccattaaatcatctcttacatgcttaaaaatgatggcaaattgattatagaataatgcaactgcagatgtacagcacttcactttattagtgcaaccaagtaacaatgatgggcaactctcatctcagctttctcttttctcaaaaaatataaaaatagctcagtaaaaaacaaaagagccagcaaaggactctggaagctgcctcactgaaataaataataataataataatcagaggatcagagcataaattgacctaaatagatctgaatgataaaaatggccacaaatgttgaatggggatgtgtttttttaaccttgttagatcacacacagtcatgttggaataattttccaggacaatctgtgattttccaggatattttactttttctcccaattttccaggtgttttccagtactggaaaactggtcaactgttttccagtttttccaggatgcgtgggaaccctgtgtattgtacatttgtttacatcttcctgtccagggaccacagatgaaaagtAGCTTATAGTTAACTCTaatttgacagtttttgttttgcatggcccctgtcaaataaactaataaactaatgcataaataaactaataaagaaataaataaactaataaataaactaattaattaataaataaataaataaataaatgtgtgtctgttttactCACCAGGTGATAATCCAATATCAGAGCTGGAAATCACAAACagaataatttaattaaattcatattatattaaaaacacaacattaaagtgagattttttaaaatagtgatggtaataattaaataaaaacttaCCCTCAGAGCTGAGTCTGCTTCACCTCCTCTTTAACTCTTTAGATTCGTCTGTTGaacataaatatgaatgaaaatgagAATTTGAGACAAACATAGGACACAAATATAATTCATAAAACCATGtatattattaataaacatTAGTCATCATATTAAATTCTCTGAATCAGCAGCCCTGACAGGTGAGAAGCAGAAACAGttttggaaaataaaagctCCCGCCTGCTCTCACAGTAGGCCTTGTAgtcatgctaatgctaacagcaGTGTCGTACATCAGTTAAAATGACCTCTGAGGGTTTGTTGTTGCTGCACTTCCACTTAAGGCTCCATAGTGAAAGCCTGAAGCCACTGCAGCAGCTTTGTGTTGGTTTACAGCCTCTCAGGAGGGCTAACTGTGAGCAGCTGAAGCTAACTGTTTACGTGGTGGTAAAAGGCGCGGTAAACACTGAGCTCTTATTTCGAAGGTCTCGTCCCGGCGCGTGAGCGTGAGTTCACACTGAAGGTTAGAAACTCTGATCTGAAGGAGAGACCGAGGAAACGCTCCCTTCATCATAATTACACTCTGAGACCACAGGAATATTTTCATCctcatgaaagaaaataaaagcagaaaagtACCTTCTAATATCCGCGATCTCCAGCCATTATCCCGTGACGCACGGGAATCTCGCGAGAGGTTGATGTCCAACAAAGATCCTCTGCTTAGTCAAGATGAGCACCTCCCATCAACGACCACCGACGGCTGCGGGCAGGAGCTCCAACACATGGATATCTGTTTacatttattaaacattttttctgttttcatgtcaTAATTATATGAACAGCTTACTGATGTGGATTTTAAAGGTGGTTTTTGATCAGAGTAAGGCAAAGCGTTCTTACAGATTGGAATAAGTcaaaaaatcaaagagtaaaTAGTTATCTTGACTCATAGATTTGATCATATTTATAcacagatgatttttttttttttttaattgctcattttattgtgaaaaagcATACAGGACATCCAAACATTACTgattttacagacaaacaaacaaacaaacaaacaaaccacaacACATTGGCAGctgtaaacagaaaaacaacccaacaacaataataataataataatcataataataatcataataattataataataataatacattgtatttatatagcaccttttaaaaacatgtttacaaagtgcaagacatagcgagtgaaaacactaaagcacatgacaaaggtaaggagagctagaatgagttaagtaaaaacaataataaaaaccatgcagaaatgaaaaagtcagtgatgagttaagaaataaaagcatgtttaaaaaaatgtttttttaaaagagatttaaaagaggacacgaatgtggcttgcctgatctcctccggcaggtcattccagagtgacggggccctgaccGCAAAGAcccggtcacctctggtttttaacttcgcccttgggagttccaagagggacctgccggaggatctcaggcagcagttggggacatacattttaaggcattcacttaggtactcaggggccagtccatttattgcttAAAAAGTGagagttaataataataattgttagtAAATCAGAACTTCACTTTAAGCAATGGTATTAGTTTTATATGGGTATGACTTATCTTTTATAGAGCTGCATTCAGCTTAGTGGGGTATTGAACTTGTCTGTAATATAGTCTGATGATATAATCTTTAACTAACACTTagctacttatttattttttaataataataagtttttgtattttttgtttgtttgtttgttttttaccatGGTTAGTCTGATTTTCCTCAGTTCATCTGAATAAGCTTAGCTAAAAAATGACCAGTCTTGTTGCAAAGTGTACGGAGGATGATAACGGTCACTGACAATTTTTATTGGGAGTAGGCCAGCaaattactttgtttttattgttattttttcactttgttttcattggTTTGTAGCCAGAGACACATATATAAATAACAAGACACACATGAAGGacgtaaaacaaataaataagtacatatgaataaaagaaagatgctGTAATGCTGACAATGATAATAGTGGTAAATTTTACAGCACAAAGTCATACAGTCATgcaaaaagagaacaaacaaaacaaaacaaaacaaaacaaacaaaacaaaatgtaagcaTCAGCCTGTTACAAAGAGGGTTGGGGACAGCTCTAAAAACACAATTGTCATAACTCTACATATCTGTttaatcttgattttttttcttcagaaatTTGAGATTAAATTTgagataaaaaaattaataaaataacatctgcattttttttttttagtcactTGCCGtcccattttttcctttttatcagTGGCCCTTATCATCTTTCATACAAGTggatttttattgtataatattcaAATAATTTCACAATTTATGCTTATTGTTATCCATCCCACTTTGAAAGCCAAAATTCAATATTTTCTGTACACCATATTTAATTTACGAGTTACAAGTTATTCAGCATATTCATAGTATAAACCCAAATTATAAATacagtaacatttttttttttttactttaggtCCTCTTTGATCGGTTACTGATGTTAGATCTTAAATGCAGGACTCATTACTTGAGCATTTTCACACACTGGTGTTGTGATCTTAGTCTGGTACTGAAACATACTGTATTCCAGatatcttttattttccatcatgcAGATAATCTGATTTATGCTCCTCTCAGAATTTCCCAGGAAACTCATCCTCCGCAGTAAGAGTTTAATGAAGAGATAAATGAGCTGAGTATTGCTCAAGCTTCTCTCCACAGTTGCCTGGATGCTTGCTTATGTTAACAGCTGTAATCACCTGGAGGAGGATTACGGTCAGTTTGAATAACTATTAGTTTTATTAATCGCAGTTTCAGATCACAGAGTCTGGAAATCTTCTTTCTTAACATCACTGTGGAACAAGAGC
This is a stretch of genomic DNA from Notolabrus celidotus isolate fNotCel1 chromosome 17, fNotCel1.pri, whole genome shotgun sequence. It encodes these proteins:
- the mynn gene encoding myoneurin, with the translated sequence MSHATSHGKLLLQRLHQQREMDFLCDITIMVRDVEFRAHRNILAAFSKYFSARAEKGQEVTTLDPEKVSRYALEKLLEFVYTGHMNLSSTRQAAVRRAAVFLGMSEAIKYLEEITHWSEPSETSQSEADKEAGLSPPSPASPGSPSSPVPLSIISVAVGDWHEGEEEKDKDDEGEFYGEEGERSDEEFSPTTLRSAGRGQGRKRGRKPKSFSGEQAEASSSADGTPKTSGYRGRGRGRGRGRGRGRGRGRGRGRGSHKTEDLSLEDSDPSVKDFGDTSADWSPSQEEDEDNPAKKPRLSSGGGRRGRGRGRGRGRGRARRRAYEEDEDSGGAGTDNDELEEGELGDRSEMDDLTLSCTECNKLFKDASSLRRHEKIHKGLKPFVCIFCSKTFRQATQLKTHLRIHTGEKPFTCTECDKCFAQKCQLVAHRRMHHGEEKPYTCERCGFKFATSSNYKIHIRLHSGEKPYVCDVCGQAFAQSSTLTYHKRRHTGEKPYQCDLCGMSFSVSSSLIAHARKHTGETPYKCPQSSCDASFVTSSELKKHMRRLHPEGNNGVQCLLCGNRFASVKNMIKHQEKAHADEVRQHKERARAVVLLASSHPVAFVQSKLSHENKGLASIPEGEPPNPDPATPNPKATAPSAATTSEDPDATQTIIQDFKAEPAHPPITTAEQVTFEPDQEQTINSDTLHALVEQLRPPPSPAQSLEQIVIIRTVDNAEHNPPQQ